From a single Brassica napus cultivar Da-Ae chromosome C9, Da-Ae, whole genome shotgun sequence genomic region:
- the LOC106422138 gene encoding L-ascorbate peroxidase S, chloroplastic/mitochondrial isoform X1 — MAERVSLALNTTTTTMASSLRTQVSASRLLRFSSSGSKLSIPSSSLSFTRSLVSSPLLSQKRCQAALVNRSFSSAATTHCTAATDPEQLKSAREDIKELLNTKFCHPILVRLGWHDAGTYNKNISGWPQRGGANGSLRYEIELKHAANAGLVNALNLIKHIKDMYSGISYADLFQLASATAIEEAGGPKIPMKYGRVDTSGPHECPEEGRLPDAGPPSPANHLREVFYRMGLDDKDIVALSGAHTLGRSRPERSGWGKPETKYTKEGPGAPGGQSWTPEWLKFDNSYFTEIKEKRDEDLLVLPTDAAIFEDPSFKVYAEKYAADQDAFFKDYAESHAKLSNLGAKFNPPEGISI, encoded by the exons ATGGCAGAGCGCGTGTCTCTCGCACTtaacaccaccaccaccactatgGCTTCCTCTCTTCGCACTCAAGTCTCAGCTTCTCGTCTCCTCCGCTTCTCCTCCTCTGGATCCAAACTCTCTATTCCCTCGTCATCTTTATCGTTCACCAGATCTCTCGTCTCATCGCCGCTTCTCTCTCAG AAGAGATGTCAAGCTGCGTTGGTGAATCGGAGTTTCAGCTCGGCTGCAACCACCCACTGCACAGCTGCTACGGATCCTGAACAGTTGAAGAGTGCTAGAGAAGACATCAAAGAGCTCCTCAACACCAAGTTTTGCCACCCAATTCTG GTTCGTTTGGGATGGCATGATGCTGGCACCTACAACAAGAACATCTCTGGGTGGCCTCAGAGAGGTGGAGCTAATGGCAGTCTCAGATACGAGATTGAGCTTAAGCACGCTGCTAATGCTG GTCTTGTAAATGCTTTAAACCTAATTAAGCACATCAAAGACATGTACTCTGGGATCTCCTACGCTGACCTATTCCAACTGGCCAGTGCTACTGCTATAGAG GAAGCTGGAGGACCAAAAATACCCATGAAATATGGAAGAGTTGATACCTCTGGTCCTCATGAATGTCCTGAAGAAGGAAGGCTTCCTG ACGCTGGTCCTCCTTCACCGGCTAATCATCTTAGAGAAGTCTTCTACAGAATGGGTTTAGATGATAAG GACATAGTTGCATTATCTGGTGCACACACCTTAGGAAGATCTAGGCCAGAACGTAGTGGTTGGGGGAAGCCAGAAACTAAGTACACG AAAGAGGGGCCGGGAGCACCAGGAGGACAGTCATGGACTCCAGAGTGGTTGAAGTTTGACAATTCTTACTTCACA GAAATCAAGGAAAAGAGAGATGAAGATCTTCTTGTCCTGCCCACTGATGCTGCCATCTTTGAAGATCCTTCTTTCAAg GTCTATGCTGAGAAGTATGCTGCAGATCAGGATGCTTTCTTCAAGGATTATGCTGAATCCCATGCAAAACTCAGCAATCTTGGAGCAAAATTTAACCCTCCTGAG GGTATAAGTATCTAG
- the LOC106422138 gene encoding L-ascorbate peroxidase S, chloroplastic/mitochondrial isoform X2, with translation MAERVSLALNTTTTTMASSLRTQVSASRLLRFSSSGSKLSIPSSSLSFTRSLVSSPLLSQRCQAALVNRSFSSAATTHCTAATDPEQLKSAREDIKELLNTKFCHPILVRLGWHDAGTYNKNISGWPQRGGANGSLRYEIELKHAANAGLVNALNLIKHIKDMYSGISYADLFQLASATAIEEAGGPKIPMKYGRVDTSGPHECPEEGRLPDAGPPSPANHLREVFYRMGLDDKDIVALSGAHTLGRSRPERSGWGKPETKYTKEGPGAPGGQSWTPEWLKFDNSYFTEIKEKRDEDLLVLPTDAAIFEDPSFKVYAEKYAADQDAFFKDYAESHAKLSNLGAKFNPPEGISI, from the exons ATGGCAGAGCGCGTGTCTCTCGCACTtaacaccaccaccaccactatgGCTTCCTCTCTTCGCACTCAAGTCTCAGCTTCTCGTCTCCTCCGCTTCTCCTCCTCTGGATCCAAACTCTCTATTCCCTCGTCATCTTTATCGTTCACCAGATCTCTCGTCTCATCGCCGCTTCTCTCTCAG AGATGTCAAGCTGCGTTGGTGAATCGGAGTTTCAGCTCGGCTGCAACCACCCACTGCACAGCTGCTACGGATCCTGAACAGTTGAAGAGTGCTAGAGAAGACATCAAAGAGCTCCTCAACACCAAGTTTTGCCACCCAATTCTG GTTCGTTTGGGATGGCATGATGCTGGCACCTACAACAAGAACATCTCTGGGTGGCCTCAGAGAGGTGGAGCTAATGGCAGTCTCAGATACGAGATTGAGCTTAAGCACGCTGCTAATGCTG GTCTTGTAAATGCTTTAAACCTAATTAAGCACATCAAAGACATGTACTCTGGGATCTCCTACGCTGACCTATTCCAACTGGCCAGTGCTACTGCTATAGAG GAAGCTGGAGGACCAAAAATACCCATGAAATATGGAAGAGTTGATACCTCTGGTCCTCATGAATGTCCTGAAGAAGGAAGGCTTCCTG ACGCTGGTCCTCCTTCACCGGCTAATCATCTTAGAGAAGTCTTCTACAGAATGGGTTTAGATGATAAG GACATAGTTGCATTATCTGGTGCACACACCTTAGGAAGATCTAGGCCAGAACGTAGTGGTTGGGGGAAGCCAGAAACTAAGTACACG AAAGAGGGGCCGGGAGCACCAGGAGGACAGTCATGGACTCCAGAGTGGTTGAAGTTTGACAATTCTTACTTCACA GAAATCAAGGAAAAGAGAGATGAAGATCTTCTTGTCCTGCCCACTGATGCTGCCATCTTTGAAGATCCTTCTTTCAAg GTCTATGCTGAGAAGTATGCTGCAGATCAGGATGCTTTCTTCAAGGATTATGCTGAATCCCATGCAAAACTCAGCAATCTTGGAGCAAAATTTAACCCTCCTGAG GGTATAAGTATCTAG